In Achromobacter pestifer, the DNA window GAACCGTGCCGCGATGAAATCCCCATCATGTCCGCCATGGCCAAGCGCCATCGCGAGGAAGGCCTGCGCCTGGTGGCGGTGAACGTGGGCGATTCGCCGGCCAAGATCAGCACCTTTCTGGCGAAGTGGCCGGTCGCGGGCACCGTGCTGCACGACAGGAACAGCACGGCGTCCAAGCAATGGGATGCGGTCGGCCTGCCCGCGAACTATCTGGTGGACCGCGGCGGATCCGTCCGATATTGGCACCTGGGGCAGCTGGACTGGAAATCGGACCGCGTGGGCGGCGTGGTGACGGCGATGCTGCGGGCCTAGGGTGCTAAGCGAAGCATGGCGGAAGGCAGCAGGAGTCGAACCTACCTGGGAACGTCTGACGTCCCCAACTGGGTTTGAAGCCCAGCCGTGCCACCGGGCACGAATGCCTTCCGTGGTGGCCGCCCATGATACCGGTTACTGCGCCTGGCGCGTGCTGCCGTAGGCGCTTTCATGGCGCAACACGTGCGTGTCGCGCAAACGCCGCGTATATCCCACGCGGTCAAAAAATTCCAGGATCTGAATCGCGCGTTTTCTGCCCAAGTCCGTGGCGTCGCGGAACACCGCGGCGTTCAGCCCCGCCGGCCGCGCCGCGAGGTCTGCCGCCAAGGCAGCCAGCGCCGCCACCTGATCGCGGTGGTAGAACAGATCCTTCACCACCTGGGCGACCTCGCCGCGCCGCAGCAGCTTGCGCAACAGCTGCCGCACGCGGTCCTCGGACTCGCTCAGTGTGCGGGCCATATCCCGCACCCAGGGCGGGTCGAAGGCGCCGGCCGCCAGCAAGGGCAGCACCCTTGCGGCCAGCGCCGCTTCCTCGGGCGCCAGGATCGCGGTATGGCCGGGCAGATGCAGCCAGGGGCCGTTGCGCACGATGCGGCCGTCGCGCTGCAGGTTGTCCAGCACGGCGAACCACAACCCGTCCGGGCCGACGGGCATGGCCATGCGGCGCAGGCGCGGGCCGTCCGGGCCTGGTTCGTCCGGCGCGCCCTGGTGGAACGTCGCCAAAGCCTGCTCCAAGCGCGCACGCAACGCATCCCAGTGCGCCGACAGGATCAGGGTGCGCGGCGCCTGCGGGGTGCGCGCCTCCAGCCACTGCGCCCCGTGCGGCGCGGGGATATCCCGCACCGGCTTGCCTGTCAGGCGCTGCAAGGCATCTTCGTCCAGCCCCAGCGCGGCATGTTGCAGCACCGGGTGCAGGCCGGCACCGTCCAGCATGGCTGACAGCGCTTGCAGCCACTGCATGCGGGCGGCGGAACGGCGCTTGCGGTCCGGGCCGTTCGGATCCAGCACCCGGCCGCCGCCGACCGTGCGCGTGGCCTGCGCATTGCGCACGATATAGCGGTCGCCCGGCATGACGCAGACGGGCTCGTCGAACACCAGCTGGACCCAGCCGGCCTGTCCGGGCGCCAGCGATTCCGCGCTCAGCGGCACGGCATGCGCCACATGGCGCGCCGCGCCAATGTGCACATGCAGCGGCGCCCAGGCGCGCACCGGCGCATCCGCGGACGCCAGCAGCGTCAGCGCCACGTCGACATGGCGCGACGGCAGGAAACAGCGCGCGTCCGCGATCCAGTCGCCGCGCGCGATCGCGTTCTTGTCCATGCCCGCGAGATTCAAGGCGCAGCGCTGGCCGGCGGCGCCGGTTTCGCTGGGCTGGTTCTGGGCATGGATGCTGCGCACGCGCACGCGTGTGCCGGCGGGCATCAGGCGCAGGTCGGCAGCATCGTCACCGGCGCGCACCAGCCCGGCATGGGCCGTGCCGGTCACCACCGTGCCGTGGCCGGCCAGGGTGAACACGCGGTCGACGGCCAATCTGAACAGGCCCGCGCTGTCGCGCTGGCGCAGGGCTTGGGCCTCGGCGTGCAAATAGGCTTGCAGTTCCGCCACGCCCGCGTCGTCCGGCTGCGACGCGCACACGGCGTACAGCGGCGCGTCCTGCAGAAAGGTTCCGGCAGCCAGTTCAGCGATTTCAGCACGCACCGCCTGCTGGCGCGCGACGTCGGCGCGGTCGGT includes these proteins:
- a CDS encoding TlpA disulfide reductase family protein; this translates as MISRRLLLQSGLSLAALPWYARAASDDALKKATGPDWAPWTAPTPSLALPDLSGREKKLSAWRGNVVIVSFWATSCEPCRDEIPIMSAMAKRHREEGLRLVAVNVGDSPAKISTFLAKWPVAGTVLHDRNSTASKQWDAVGLPANYLVDRGGSVRYWHLGQLDWKSDRVGGVVTAMLRA
- the selB gene encoding selenocysteine-specific translation elongation factor — its product is MIIGTAGHIDHGKTTLVRALTGVDTDRLKEEKARGISIELGYAYTPLPNGDVLGFIDVPGHEKLVHTMAAGASGIDFGLLVVAADDGVMPQTREHLAILALLGVARGAVALTKTDRADVARQQAVRAEIAELAAGTFLQDAPLYAVCASQPDDAGVAELQAYLHAEAQALRQRDSAGLFRLAVDRVFTLAGHGTVVTGTAHAGLVRAGDDAADLRLMPAGTRVRVRSIHAQNQPSETGAAGQRCALNLAGMDKNAIARGDWIADARCFLPSRHVDVALTLLASADAPVRAWAPLHVHIGAARHVAHAVPLSAESLAPGQAGWVQLVFDEPVCVMPGDRYIVRNAQATRTVGGGRVLDPNGPDRKRRSAARMQWLQALSAMLDGAGLHPVLQHAALGLDEDALQRLTGKPVRDIPAPHGAQWLEARTPQAPRTLILSAHWDALRARLEQALATFHQGAPDEPGPDGPRLRRMAMPVGPDGLWFAVLDNLQRDGRIVRNGPWLHLPGHTAILAPEEAALAARVLPLLAAGAFDPPWVRDMARTLSESEDRVRQLLRKLLRRGEVAQVVKDLFYHRDQVAALAALAADLAARPAGLNAAVFRDATDLGRKRAIQILEFFDRVGYTRRLRDTHVLRHESAYGSTRQAQ